Part of the Cystobacter fuscus DSM 2262 genome is shown below.
ATAGGGAAAGCGTCTGGCGCATCCTCGTTGGCGGCACGAAGCTCTCTCGTGGATATACCGTGGAGGGGCTGACAATCAGCTATTATCGTCGGCGTGTGAAGAACGCTGACACACTCATGCAGATGGGCCGCTGGTTCGGTTTTCGGCGTGGCTACCGAGATCTGGTCCGCCTGTTCATTGGGAGGAGCGAGCCGGACGGCAAGACGACTCTGGATCTCTACGAGGCCTTTGAGTCTATCTGCCTTGACGAGGAGCTCTTTAGGAAGAAGCTCCAGTTGTACTCGAGAGAGCGAAATCCACCACTGACGCCGAAGCAGATTCCACCACTGGTGCCCAGTTATCTCCTTCTACCGACATCCCGCAACAAGATGTACAATGCCAAGTTGCTGTCGGAGAATCTCGGTGGCCAGTTCGTTGAGAGCACGCTCGCTCCAAAGGTCCCCTGCGCGACAAACGAGAAATTGGTCCGGCAGTTGCTTGGTGAGCGCCCCTTGGAAAAGGTCGACTTGGGAACTGTGTCCGATGGAAAGACGGTCAAGTTCCCAGCCTGGGTGGCGCTCCTCGACAAAAGCTCAATGCTCAGGTTTCTCAAGAGCTACAAGTGGTCTCGTGACCCGAAGTTAGACCCTGTCTGGGAGTTCATCGGTGGCGGAATGGGAGACCCCAACATCAACGACTGGCTCTTCCTCGCTCCCATAGCGGAGTCCAAGAAAACGGAAGGCGAGACCTGGACATCCGGAGAGTACAAATTTCCGGTCGTCCACCGTGGGCGTATTGGGGATGGCAGCGAACGCTTCAAGGCGTACAGCACCCCAGACCACCGCGCGGTAGCCACTGCTCTATCAGGCGTCGGAAACCTTCCCTGCATTGGGCCCGCCGCTGAGCGATACCAGAACTCAAGCCGGGCCATCATTCTCTTCTATCCGTGCCGAGACACCAAAAAAGAAGACAAGAACGAAGTGACCATGGGGTTCTCTCTCCTCTTCCCAAAGAACAAGCTCATCCATCGATTCTTCTTCACCGTGCGCGACAAACACAATCCTGACGCTGTGGTTGTCGACGATGACTCGCCGCCTCCCCAGTCCCAGCGGCGATCACGTGGAGACGCCGCCACACGAACCCGTCGAACGGCGCGCTGAGTTCTTGCCGCACCTCGATGCCGCCGAAGCCGATCACGCCCTTCCCGGCAACAAAACTCCCATCCGTCGCCCCTCACCGTGCGCCGACAGGCAGGGGGGAGGGCGCGGCGCAGTTTGGCGGCCAGCATGTCCGGGTTCATGGGACGGGAGAGGACGTCATCCGCGCCCGCGTCGAGCCCGGCCGCGACCAGGCGAGTGTCCTCCGGGGCTTGAGCACGAAGAAGGGCAGCGAGGCCATCCGCTCGCTGGAGTGCAGGGGGCGGGTGAGCGTGGCGCCATTCCCGTCCAGCAGGTACGAGGCCACCACGAGCGCCTGACCGCCCTGGGCCAGCAGCACCCGGGCATCCTGCGGTCCCCGCAAGCACCACCCAGACTCCATCGGCGAGAAGGCGCGCCTGGAGCGCCGAGGCTAGCTTAGGGCAGTGTCCTCCAGCCGCGCGAGCAGTTGACCCTTCTTCACCCGCTGGCCTGCTCGAAGCATGGCGGCGATGCGATGCGCCTGGAGCGTGCCGGAGAGGATGGGGGGCGTCACTGCGGATGCGTGGCTCCACCTTCACCTCGTCCTGAGGACCGAGCGCCACGGGGGGCTGGGCCTGGGCTTGAGGTGCCGCTGGCTCGGCGCGCCTCCCCGCCCGCAGCCCAGCCCGGCGAGCAGCCCCAGTACTACGAGGACGGCAGTCATGCCTGCTCCCCTCGGTGCGTACCGCCGCTCCCCGAGGCGTCTGGTGCTCGCACTCACCGGGTGCACCTCCTAACACACAGCGTTGGTGATGTGCATGAGAGGCCTCCTATGCACTCAAGCTTCCTATGCACTCAAGCTGGGGATGGCGGCCGATCCCCTGAGTTCTATCACGGGGCCGTCCGCCATACCCCTCGAGAGGTATAGACCCCGGCGGTGGTTTGCTCAGGATTCGGTTCTGGTACAACCGCTGTCACACGTTCTGTCCGCACCGGTGAAGCAATGTCGGAGGTCGAAGTCATCGTCTACCGAGGGGGAGCAGTCGTCGACAGGGTGTCTCGGCCCCTGCGGAAGTTGGATGGCAAGCCCGCCGTCACCTATCGGAAGCAGCTGCACACGCTGGTGGGCGGCAACTCGATCTTCCTCGACGGCCTCTCCGAGGTCGAAGTCGTCGTCCACCAGGGGGGAGCGGTCGTCGACAGGGTGTCTCGGCCCCTGCGGGAGTTGGATGGCAAGCCCGCCGTCACCTATCAGCGGCGACTGCACGCACTGGTGGAGGGCAACTCGATCTTCCTCGAAGCGCCTGCTGAAACGATTGGGGCGCAAGAAGAGGTTGGCCCACCGCGGAAGAAGGGCTGGGACCCGCTCCAGGAAGAGGTCATCGAGGCCTCTCCCGAGGCGCGGTTGCTGGTGGATGCAGGCCCGGGCACGGGCAAGACGGCCGTGGCTTGCGCTCGTGTCGCCCAGCTGATCGAACGACACGACATCCAGCCGACGCGTATCTGGCTGGTGAGTTTCACGCGCACGGCAGTCCGAGAGGTCCGCAACCGCATCGCCACCGTGCTGGGAGACCAAGAAGCGGCCTACGCCGTGCGGATCGCTACACTGGACTCGCACGCATGGGCCATCCACAGCGGTTTCGACGAGACGGCGAAGATCGCGGGCTCGCACGAGCAGAACATCGATGAGGTGCTGCAGCTCATCCGTGAGGACGACCAAGTCGCCGACTACCTCGACAGGGTCGAACACCTGATCGTCGATGAAGCCCAGGACGTCGTCGGCATCCGCGCGGACTTGGTCACCGCACTCATATCCAAGCTGTCACGAAGCTGCGGCGTGACCGTATTCGCAGACGAGGCCCAGGCCATCTACGGCTTCGCTAACGACACCGAGGCGCGGGCGTGCAAGGTCCGCCAATCGGCTCTCACCGAGAGGCTTCGCAAGGGCGACTACGGGTTCTCCGAGAAGTCGCTCAGGGAAGTCTTCCGCACGGACTCGCCCAGCCTGCTCTCGCTGTTCACCACCACGAGGGCAAAGGTGCTCGCGCCGTCCGAGAACGCCGTCGGCAAGCTAGAGGAACTGCGGCAGGAACTCGAGGGGCTTGCCGATGGCACCGTGCCAAGAATCGAGGAGCAGGAACTGGAGAAGGAGGAGGATCTC
Proteins encoded:
- a CDS encoding biotin/lipoyl-binding protein, with protein sequence MTPPILSGTLQAHRIAAMLRAGQRVKKGQLLARLEDTALS
- a CDS encoding UvrD family DEAD/DEAH box helicase yields the protein MSEVEVIVYRGGAVVDRVSRPLRKLDGKPAVTYRKQLHTLVGGNSIFLDGLSEVEVVVHQGGAVVDRVSRPLRELDGKPAVTYQRRLHALVEGNSIFLEAPAETIGAQEEVGPPRKKGWDPLQEEVIEASPEARLLVDAGPGTGKTAVACARVAQLIERHDIQPTRIWLVSFTRTAVREVRNRIATVLGDQEAAYAVRIATLDSHAWAIHSGFDETAKIAGSHEQNIDEVLQLIREDDQVADYLDRVEHLIVDEAQDVVGIRADLVTALISKLSRSCGVTVFADEAQAIYGFANDTEARACKVRQSALTERLRKGDYGFSEKSLREVFRTDSPSLLSLFTTTRAKVLAPSENAVGKLEELRQELEGLADGTVPRIEEQELEKEEDLFVLFRRRAEALLASSFLSSKGVRHRLRMSGLPVCILPWVGACLGEHTAPVLTRTEFLVLWKERVAGTRCEALSDDEAWALLVRHAGSTETVVQMRRLRAVLGRTQPPADFCTSELGTRGPIVGTIHASKGREAGTVHLMMPAMPGDDMDCDEETRVVFVGATRAKAKLKVGQGYNHHFATSLESGRAYVLHCKQGKAKAQVEIGRDGDVSVEGAAATSLYANAAEVRAVQERLLQKVDAPSTAWARHNPDAHFTYMLRTVDGAELLGALTERVNSDLFKVAAAARAKVKGGNRRPPDELWHLHVVGVRTAVLAPDSPEAERLHAPWSASGIVLVPIVLGYTTLTFPYYQR